GACGCAAACGAACTCAGAGAATTACTTGATCAATATCTGACCGACAGCCTTACACCGGAAGGAAAGGCGGCGCTCATCCGTGCGATGGACGCGCCGGAGAGCCTCCCAATGCTGGAATCCCTTATGGAAAGTGATTTCATTGGCGAACGGTATGTTGAATCGGAAAATCTGAACGTTAAAGAAGGGCTCCATGCGTGGTTGAAGGAGAAGATCGCTGAAGCACCGGCCATCAGGCCCGCCCGAAATCAGGCCAGGCGTTTGATGACGCGGATTTCCATCGCCGCGTCTGTAGCCCTCACCATAAGCGCAGCCGCGTATTTCCTGTCCGGAGAAAAAGACACCCGGCCGGTAATAGCCATTGTCGCCGACACAGTTCATGATGCACAGCCCGCCACCTACAAAGCGAAATTGACGCTTGCCAATGGAAAAACCATCGTGCTCGATAGCCTGGCCCATCTACAAAATGCAGCCGCCGGACTGGTGAGCATGTCGGCCGACAGCGTTTTATTGTTCAATCCCGGGGGCAGCGGCAGCAGCGCTGTTGTTACGAACAAGGGCGAGACGTTTTCCTTTAAGCTGCCGGACGGTTCCCAGGTTTGGTTGAACTCCGCTTCCCGTGTCGAGATACCTGCCGCTTACCTGGAAAAAGAACGTAGAATAATTGTTTCCGGTGAAGTGTATGTAAAAGTGGCGGCCAACCCCTCCAAGCCTTTTATTTCAGATATGAACGGCGTAGAAGTGACCGCCCTCGGCACTGAGTTCAATTTAAACGCCTATGAAAATGAGCCCCGCCCCACGGCTACGCTGGTAAGCGGACGTGTCAGGGTAAGCAGCCGCAACGCGGGACAGTCATCAATGGTACTGGTACCCGGCCAACAGGCGCAGTTGCTGGAAAGCGGCCAACTGATTCAGCGTAAAGCCACAGACCTGGAACGGATCATCGCCTGGAAAGAAGGGCTATTCCACTTCGAGAATGCCGACCTTGAAACGGTACTCCGTGAATTCGCACGTTGGTACGATATCCAGATCGTATACCAAGATAAACCCTCCACAAACCGCAAATTTTTCGGCATCGTCCGTAGAAGTAATACGTTAGTGCAAGTGCTCGAAATACTGAAAGACAATGAGATAAAATTCACAGTGAATGGAAAACAATTAATTGTATCAACCAAATAAAGAAAACCGCTCCGTGGTCTAGACGGAGCGGCGAAGTCTAGCAATTATATGTAACGCCTAAGAGCATCATTTTTTAACTGCCAAACAACCAAAGTTATGAAATTAACTTTAACTGTCCCTATCGGCCTACCGGCCGGACGGTATTCCTTTTCCAAAATTACGAGGGTCATGAAGCTGACTACGATTCTCATCCTGACCGCCAGCCTCCACGTGGCTGCATCCAAAGTTGCCGGTCAAAATGTAACCATGAGGCTTAAGGACGTGCCTATTAAAACCGTACTTCTTAAAATCCAGAAACAGACGGGGCTGGATTTCCTGATCGATGAGTCGATACTCGAAAGCGCCGGCCGTGTTTCACTGGATGTGAAGGGCATGCCCGTTTCGTCGGTATTGAAATTATGCCTGGAAGACAAACCGCTGTCTTACTCGATTTCGAATGGCCGCATTGTGGTCAAGCCGCGGCAACCGGAAATATCAACGGCCGCCCCGGCTTACATTAAGATCTCGGGAGTCATCCGCGACACCGAGGGAAACGTGTTAATCGGGGCTTCGGTGGTCGTGAAAGACACAAAAAGAGGTGTAGTTACGGATGAAAACGGCGCTTTTACCATCGATGCCGATCCTGGCGCAACGCTGATCATCTCTTTTATCGGGTATGTAACACAAACCGTTGCCGTTTCCAATAAAACCCAACTGGACATTGCCCTGGAGAAATCGCCTAACAAACTCGATGAAGCGATCGTGGTAGCTTACGGTACTTCCAGCAAGCGCAAGACCACCAGCGCCATCAGCACCTTGTCCATGGAAAATGTTGCTCCGATTCCCGTGCCATCCATCAACGATGCCATCGCCGGCCGTCTTGCCGGGATAATCGTCACCACAACAAACGGCGCCCCGGGCACTAAAAGCAACATCTCCATCAGGGGTGGCGGCACTCCGTTGTTTGTTATCGACAATGTCATCCGCTCTTCCAACGACTTCGCCAATCTCAATCCCAACGACATCGAAGACTACTCGATTCTGAAAGACGCCGCAGCCACTGCATTGTATGGAGTTGCCGCAGCGAACGGCGTTATCGTCGTAACGACTAAAAAAGGGAAAAGCGGAAAAATGAACGTAAACTATTCCTATAACCAGATATTCTCCCAACCTACTGTTTTCCCCACGAAAGTAAGCTCATACGAACAACTTTCGTGGTACAACAAGTTGTATGAAGCGGAAGGTCGCAGCCCTTACACACAGCCGGATGACCTCGAGAAATACCGCACGGGATCCGACCCGATCCGGTTCCCCAACACCAACTGGCAAAAGGTGGCCATGAAAAACGCGGCGCCTGAAATGCGGCACGACCTGTCCGTTTCCGCCGGCACGAAGCTTTTGACCTATTTTGCCTCTTTATCCTATTACGATCAGGCATCCATTCTGAAAACGGATAAAAACTATAACCGCCGCACCACCTACCGGTTGAACACCGTGAGCCATTTCGACGAAATCAATCTGAAAGTTACGACCGGCCTCGACGGCTTTGTAGAAACCAATTCCCAACCCAACCACAGTTACGGCACGATCTACAGCCACATCCAGGATAAGCGCCCGCAATTCCTTGCCTATAACGAATACGGTTTGCCGTCGGTCAACACCCCCGACAACCCTGCCGTAGAACTGGCGGCCGGTTCGGGATACAACAAGAACACCTCCCGTGTTTTCAATGGAAACCTGGCGCTTGAGTATTCGGCCCATTTCCTGGAGGGGCTGCGATTCCGGTTTAACGGGAACTACAATTCCTATAGCAGCGACGGTAAAACATGGGATTACCTGGTGCCCACATATGCCAACGGCAGCACTACCCCGATCCCTGGCCCCGCGCCCAGCCTATCATTGCGCAGCGGCTCAGGCAACAATATGAACCTCCAGGGCTATGTACTGTATAACCGGCAATTCGGCGACCACAACGTAGAGTTTACGGGTATATATGAACAGCAGCAATTCAAATCCAACAACCTGGAAGGAAGCAGGGTAAAATATCAGATAGTTTACGACCAGCTCGTGGCAGGGCCTACCCAGGACCAGACGTTAGGCGGCGGCCAGAACGAAAGCGGACGGGCGGCCTTCATCGGCAACGTGAGCTATAATTACAAAACGAAATATATCCTTGGGGTATCGGCCCGCCGTGACGGCGACGACCTGTTCGTGCCCGGCAAGCAATGGGGAACGTTTTACGCCGTTTCCGGCGGATATGTGATCACAGAAGAGCCATTCATCGCAGATTTCGCGGAACGTGCAGGGATCGATTTCCTCAAAGTACGCGGTTCTTACGGCAAAACCGGCAACCTGGATGGGATTGCGCGGTACCAGTATGTACCGGGATATAGTATTAACGCCATTGGATGGGTTATCAACGGCAATGCCGTGCAAAGCACATCTGAGCCAGGCTCGCTTCCCAGTACCAATTTTTCGTGGCAAAACGTTAAAAGCCGCAACATTGGTATCGATTTCGCTGCATTCAACAACCGGTTGAACGGCTCGGCCGACTATCACTATTCCCGGACGACGGGCTTCGTGAACTCCGATCCCCGTTACGCGCAGACGCTGGGCATCGGCCTGCCCCCCATCAACTTCGCGGAAGGGGCAACCCGGAAAGAGGGTTACGAATTCATGGCGAACTGGAACGGCAACAAAGGAAAATTCAGTTATAAATTAGGTGCTACTCTTACTTACTTCAATTCGCTGGTGGAAAGGAACACCGAAAGCGAAGCGGCTTTGAAAAACCCCTATACCCGCAGCTCCGGAACGGCAGGCAATTTTTATGGCACCGGCTATACGAGCCTCGGGTACTACAACAACAACAGCGACCTGTTCTCAGGTGCGCGACGCATTTCTTCCACGAATATCACCGCGGGCGACATCCGGTACGAAGACACAAATGGCGACGGACAGATCACGGGCGACGACTTCCGCCGGATCGGCAGCAACACCTTCCCCCGGTCCAACTTCGGGTTTACGGCAGATCTTGGCTTTAAGGGTTTTTCCCTTAGCATGGTACTGCATGGATCCGGCAAGCGCGACCGTTACATCGGACAGGTGGTACAGGGAGGCGCGGAAGGCTCCTTGTTTACTTACGCCTTCCAACAGGATTACTGGCGGCCGGACAATACGGGAGCGAAGTTCCCCCGTGCCGTGTCCACCCCGACTTTCAATGGCAACAATAACTACGTGACCAGCGACTTCTGGCTGTTGTCTTCCGGCTTCCTGCGATTGAAGGTCGTGCAGCTGGGATATGATCTTAAGTACAGTGTTTTGAAGAACAGCCGGTTCCAGACGCTCCGTGTTTTCGCATCGGGCATGAACCTGCTCACCACTTCCAAAAGCATGAAGTACTTCATCGATCCCGAATCCGACACAAACAACTACGGTTACCCGGTACAACGCACCATTTCATTCGGCATCAATGCCGGCTTTTAAAGAACCGCCAACGTCAAAACCACTACAATGAAAAAGAAACACATCCTCATATCCGGCTTAACGGCATGTTTTGCGCTTTCGTCTGCCTGCAACAAGGTACTTGAAACGGAACCATTCGACAGGATCAGCGAAGACGTAGTCTGGAGCAACAAGGCCAATGCCGAAACCTTTATTTTCGGCACCTACAATATCATGGACAACTTCGGCTCCGTTCCGGGAACCGATACGCGTACCACCAATATTCTGGGGCAGGACGGAACTGCCGGCGGCGCTTTCCCGGTATACACGGAAGCGGTTACGCGGAACGACGATTACGGATTCAACAACTGGGGCAGCATTCGCCGGTGCAATCTCATCATTCAAAAAGTAGGCGAGGCGCCTGGCATTTCAGACGCTGATAAACGGATGCTGATTGCGGAAGCCAAATTCCTCCGGGCCATGTCGTACTATGCTATCGCGCGTTCTACCGGCCGCATTGTTTGGATAGACAAGGTACTAACGCCAGACGACGAGCTAAAACTACCAACCACGGCTAATCCGGCCGCTTCCTATCAATATATTATCAAAGATCTGGAAGATGCGGTGCAGGATATGTCTGCCGAAAAAGTATCCGGCAGGGCCAACAAATACGTGGCAGCCGCGTTTTTGTCGGAAGTTTGCCTGCAGGCGGCTGCTTACCAAAACTATCCGAATGCGGCGAATGTTACACCAGCCAGCCCGCTGGTCGACAAAGCCATCGCAAATGCCCGGTTTGTGATCGACAATGGCGGCTATTCACTGGAGGCCGACTACGGTGGAATGTTTAACGAAACGAAAAACACATCGCCGGAAATCATTTACGCCAAGTATCTGCTACCTATAAATACTTCGGTAGAAAACACCCCCATGCAATTCATGGCGGGCAACATCAAGCCGGACAAGCTGGAGCAGATCGGCGGATACCCGGCCATGAACGTGCCCGATATTTTCAATTGCTGGCCCGGCAGCTTCCCCAGCGAAAATTTCACCGATGAATACCTAGTGAAAGACGATCAGAATCCTTCCCTGGCGTTGCCCTGGTACGAAACTTCGCAATATAAATCCGCGGTGGATGAGATGGCAAATGTGCGGACGACCTACCGCCGCAGGGGCTTGCCAGACGATTCCA
Above is a genomic segment from Chitinophaga pollutisoli containing:
- a CDS encoding RagB/SusD family nutrient uptake outer membrane protein, with translation MKKKHILISGLTACFALSSACNKVLETEPFDRISEDVVWSNKANAETFIFGTYNIMDNFGSVPGTDTRTTNILGQDGTAGGAFPVYTEAVTRNDDYGFNNWGSIRRCNLIIQKVGEAPGISDADKRMLIAEAKFLRAMSYYAIARSTGRIVWIDKVLTPDDELKLPTTANPAASYQYIIKDLEDAVQDMSAEKVSGRANKYVAAAFLSEVCLQAAAYQNYPNAANVTPASPLVDKAIANARFVIDNGGYSLEADYGGMFNETKNTSPEIIYAKYLLPINTSVENTPMQFMAGNIKPDKLEQIGGYPAMNVPDIFNCWPGSFPSENFTDEYLVKDDQNPSLALPWYETSQYKSAVDEMANVRTTYRRRGLPDDSIPLLLDETLVKQGRIKAGSNETVWTLTNRGRDARWASSIVSDSTRFYGELMITAVKGNATRWISVNGGIWGASISNMYWRKGMYTNVTPTLMNVSKTAYHYVCMRLGRVYLNLAEAYLLKGDVANAVASLNKTRETHGKLPPAAAGSLADAWKDYKRERRVDLVLENDYYFSLLRWGRYGGAANNGIAPGGTINDLTATIRVMDITRDRKGFAIVTGAFANAYNQRRFDPGRRYLFPIAQNYIDNNPNFGPQNFGW
- a CDS encoding TonB-dependent receptor, with amino-acid sequence MKLTTILILTASLHVAASKVAGQNVTMRLKDVPIKTVLLKIQKQTGLDFLIDESILESAGRVSLDVKGMPVSSVLKLCLEDKPLSYSISNGRIVVKPRQPEISTAAPAYIKISGVIRDTEGNVLIGASVVVKDTKRGVVTDENGAFTIDADPGATLIISFIGYVTQTVAVSNKTQLDIALEKSPNKLDEAIVVAYGTSSKRKTTSAISTLSMENVAPIPVPSINDAIAGRLAGIIVTTTNGAPGTKSNISIRGGGTPLFVIDNVIRSSNDFANLNPNDIEDYSILKDAAATALYGVAAANGVIVVTTKKGKSGKMNVNYSYNQIFSQPTVFPTKVSSYEQLSWYNKLYEAEGRSPYTQPDDLEKYRTGSDPIRFPNTNWQKVAMKNAAPEMRHDLSVSAGTKLLTYFASLSYYDQASILKTDKNYNRRTTYRLNTVSHFDEINLKVTTGLDGFVETNSQPNHSYGTIYSHIQDKRPQFLAYNEYGLPSVNTPDNPAVELAAGSGYNKNTSRVFNGNLALEYSAHFLEGLRFRFNGNYNSYSSDGKTWDYLVPTYANGSTTPIPGPAPSLSLRSGSGNNMNLQGYVLYNRQFGDHNVEFTGIYEQQQFKSNNLEGSRVKYQIVYDQLVAGPTQDQTLGGGQNESGRAAFIGNVSYNYKTKYILGVSARRDGDDLFVPGKQWGTFYAVSGGYVITEEPFIADFAERAGIDFLKVRGSYGKTGNLDGIARYQYVPGYSINAIGWVINGNAVQSTSEPGSLPSTNFSWQNVKSRNIGIDFAAFNNRLNGSADYHYSRTTGFVNSDPRYAQTLGIGLPPINFAEGATRKEGYEFMANWNGNKGKFSYKLGATLTYFNSLVERNTESEAALKNPYTRSSGTAGNFYGTGYTSLGYYNNNSDLFSGARRISSTNITAGDIRYEDTNGDGQITGDDFRRIGSNTFPRSNFGFTADLGFKGFSLSMVLHGSGKRDRYIGQVVQGGAEGSLFTYAFQQDYWRPDNTGAKFPRAVSTPTFNGNNNYVTSDFWLLSSGFLRLKVVQLGYDLKYSVLKNSRFQTLRVFASGMNLLTTSKSMKYFIDPESDTNNYGYPVQRTISFGINAGF
- a CDS encoding FecR domain-containing protein, giving the protein MDANELRELLDQYLTDSLTPEGKAALIRAMDAPESLPMLESLMESDFIGERYVESENLNVKEGLHAWLKEKIAEAPAIRPARNQARRLMTRISIAASVALTISAAAYFLSGEKDTRPVIAIVADTVHDAQPATYKAKLTLANGKTIVLDSLAHLQNAAAGLVSMSADSVLLFNPGGSGSSAVVTNKGETFSFKLPDGSQVWLNSASRVEIPAAYLEKERRIIVSGEVYVKVAANPSKPFISDMNGVEVTALGTEFNLNAYENEPRPTATLVSGRVRVSSRNAGQSSMVLVPGQQAQLLESGQLIQRKATDLERIIAWKEGLFHFENADLETVLREFARWYDIQIVYQDKPSTNRKFFGIVRRSNTLVQVLEILKDNEIKFTVNGKQLIVSTK